From a single Paraburkholderia edwinii genomic region:
- a CDS encoding CobW family GTP-binding protein has protein sequence MSTPAEPTLIPTTILTGFLGAGKTTLLNRILGEHHGSRIAVIENEFGEAGIDNELLVQDGNEQIVEMNNGCICCTVRGDLVRILSTLAQRRAAGELKFDRVIIETTGLADPAPVAQTFFVDDAVQENYLLDAIVTVVDACHGGAQLDEHHEAQEQVGFADRILVSKADLAGEEQTGKLMRRLRRMNPRAPIRPVHFGATDLSELLDIRSFNLNAIIEIEPDFLDDVSHEHDDDVTSFVYRNTRPFDMDKLEDFFGAVVNLYGASMLRYKGVLHIAGVDRRTVFQGVHMIFGTDVGKRWMAGETRETKIVFIGKQLPIDVFKAGLDNCVLAS, from the coding sequence ATGTCCACGCCGGCCGAGCCGACGCTGATTCCGACCACCATCCTGACCGGCTTCCTCGGTGCGGGAAAAACCACGCTGCTGAACCGCATCCTCGGCGAACATCACGGCAGCCGCATCGCCGTGATCGAGAATGAATTCGGCGAGGCGGGCATCGACAACGAACTGCTGGTCCAGGACGGCAACGAGCAGATCGTCGAGATGAATAACGGGTGCATCTGCTGCACGGTGCGCGGCGATCTCGTGCGGATTCTCTCGACGCTCGCGCAAAGGCGCGCGGCGGGCGAGCTGAAGTTCGACCGCGTGATCATCGAAACGACGGGACTGGCGGACCCCGCACCCGTCGCGCAAACCTTTTTCGTCGACGATGCGGTCCAGGAAAACTATCTGCTCGATGCGATCGTGACGGTGGTCGACGCCTGCCACGGCGGCGCCCAGCTCGACGAGCACCACGAAGCGCAGGAGCAGGTTGGCTTTGCCGACCGGATCCTCGTGTCGAAGGCCGACCTCGCAGGTGAGGAGCAGACCGGGAAACTGATGCGCCGGTTGCGCCGCATGAATCCGCGCGCGCCGATCAGGCCGGTGCATTTCGGCGCCACGGACCTGTCGGAGCTGCTCGACATCCGCAGCTTCAACCTCAATGCGATCATCGAAATCGAGCCCGATTTTCTCGACGATGTGTCGCATGAGCATGACGACGACGTGACCTCGTTTGTCTACCGCAATACCAGACCGTTCGATATGGACAAGCTCGAGGATTTCTTCGGCGCGGTGGTGAACCTTTACGGCGCGTCGATGCTCCGATACAAGGGCGTATTGCACATTGCGGGCGTGGACCGGCGAACCGTGTTTCAGGGCGTGCACATGATTTTCGGCACCGATGTCGGCAAGCGCTGGATGGCAGGCGAAACGCGTGAGACAAAGATTGTGTTCATCGGCAAACAGCTGCCCATCGATGTCTTCAAGGCGGGGCTCGATAACTGCGTGCTAGCGTCCTGA
- the fliD gene encoding flagellar filament capping protein FliD: MSTTPVSSAAAAAAAKAASAVQQAAQSLISESTGSTLDVNSLVSALVQDRVAGQNSELTTQAGIDKSDIAGLASLSGALGSLQAALSPFLSGDALASFSATLSGDGITAKAGQGAVAQTFPLDVTQVAQSQILTSQPFNSTDAAAMGTGTVSISLGSGSSAKSFQISVDSSDDSLQDIANAINTASDNPGIKASIIQGANGPSLSLQSTATGAANTINVSVNQSSPTALSQLDVTSGTSTDPGPPVGASTIATGGSVWTQTQDAQDARLTVDGQLVTNANNTIPGAIPGVTLTLDPNNPKTIGAQNLTVAPDESSVEGDLSSFVSAYNAVIDQLNSLAAPGTAGVQGSGGPLLGDQMIDQLGAALGGIVGDKVSSGGLSSTLAELGINFQADTGGEPFAQLEIGNNESGQSLDDVVSNDPALLSALFNDTNGLAQQLDSMVATYTDPAKGLITKRTTDLTDDIASLAKQQDVLDDFAKQLTSQFNDQFTALNTIMSQAQSNQRFLTQLFGGSNSNGALAQNST; this comes from the coding sequence ATGTCGACTACACCCGTTTCCTCGGCGGCGGCCGCCGCGGCCGCCAAGGCGGCTTCCGCGGTTCAGCAGGCCGCCCAATCGCTGATATCCGAATCGACCGGCAGTACACTCGATGTGAACTCGCTCGTGTCGGCGCTTGTGCAAGATAGAGTCGCGGGTCAGAACTCTGAGTTGACCACGCAGGCAGGGATAGACAAAAGCGATATCGCCGGGCTCGCCTCGCTGTCCGGTGCGCTGGGCAGCCTCCAGGCGGCATTGAGCCCGTTCCTGAGCGGCGATGCGCTTGCATCGTTCTCCGCGACGTTAAGCGGCGATGGCATTACGGCGAAAGCCGGCCAGGGCGCAGTGGCGCAGACCTTTCCGCTCGACGTGACGCAAGTTGCGCAGTCGCAAATTCTCACGTCGCAGCCATTCAACAGCACCGACGCTGCCGCGATGGGCACAGGCACAGTCAGTATTTCGCTGGGCAGCGGGTCGAGCGCGAAGTCGTTTCAGATCAGTGTCGACTCGTCGGACGACAGCCTGCAGGACATCGCCAACGCGATCAACACGGCATCGGACAACCCGGGCATCAAGGCAAGCATCATCCAGGGCGCGAACGGCCCGTCGCTGAGCCTGCAATCGACTGCAACGGGCGCGGCGAACACCATCAACGTCAGCGTGAACCAGTCGAGTCCCACCGCGCTTTCACAGCTCGATGTGACGTCGGGCACCAGCACGGACCCGGGCCCTCCCGTCGGCGCGTCGACGATTGCGACGGGCGGCAGCGTCTGGACACAAACGCAGGACGCGCAGGATGCGCGGCTGACTGTTGATGGCCAGCTCGTGACGAACGCGAACAACACGATTCCCGGTGCGATTCCGGGCGTGACGTTGACGCTCGATCCGAACAACCCGAAGACGATCGGTGCGCAGAACCTGACGGTCGCGCCCGACGAAAGCTCGGTTGAAGGCGACCTCTCTTCGTTCGTGTCGGCGTATAACGCCGTCATCGATCAGCTGAACTCGCTTGCGGCGCCGGGCACCGCAGGCGTGCAGGGCAGTGGCGGCCCGCTGCTCGGCGACCAGATGATCGACCAGCTGGGCGCGGCGCTCGGCGGCATCGTGGGCGACAAGGTATCGAGCGGCGGCTTGTCCAGCACGCTCGCCGAGCTTGGCATCAATTTCCAGGCCGATACAGGCGGTGAGCCGTTCGCGCAGCTCGAGATCGGTAACAACGAGTCCGGTCAGTCGCTCGACGATGTGGTGTCGAACGACCCGGCGCTTCTCAGCGCGCTCTTCAACGATACGAATGGCCTCGCGCAGCAGCTCGACTCGATGGTGGCGACGTATACGGATCCGGCTAAAGGTCTCATTACGAAGCGCACGACTGACCTGACCGACGATATTGCCAGCCTCGCGAAACAGCAGGACGTTCTCGACGACTTCGCGAAACAGCTGACATCGCAGTTCAACGACCAGTTCACCGCGCTAAACACGATCATGTCGCAGGCGCAATCGAACCAGAGGTTTCTGACGCAGCTGTTCGGCGGCAGCAATAGTAATGGCGCGCTGGCGCAGAACAGTACGTAA
- a CDS encoding DUF4440 domain-containing protein, whose protein sequence is MLRKFLVAGLFLGAFVATVSLSIGSAFASDQSDVLKRMQQTIDEANQNIDPAKLAENFAPSVVLVDDLAPFVFTGAPEQAIGTWAKAYAADSEQNGISDFSMQLLKARDIEVIDDHAYIVVPAVYRFKQHGKPARIRGTITATLEKVEEKWLISTWAWAAQ, encoded by the coding sequence ATGCTGCGAAAATTCCTCGTCGCCGGTTTGTTTCTAGGCGCGTTCGTCGCCACGGTGTCGTTGTCCATCGGCTCCGCTTTCGCGTCGGATCAGTCGGACGTGCTCAAGCGCATGCAGCAAACGATCGACGAAGCGAACCAGAATATCGACCCGGCCAAGCTTGCGGAAAACTTCGCGCCGTCGGTCGTGCTCGTCGACGATCTCGCGCCGTTCGTGTTCACGGGCGCGCCCGAGCAGGCGATCGGCACATGGGCGAAGGCGTATGCGGCCGACTCCGAGCAGAACGGCATCAGCGATTTCTCGATGCAGTTGCTCAAGGCGCGCGATATCGAAGTGATCGACGACCACGCTTATATCGTGGTGCCCGCCGTCTACCGTTTCAAACAGCATGGCAAGCCAGCGCGGATTCGCGGCACGATTACCGCGACACTCGAAAAGGTCGAAGAGAAGTGGCTGATTTCGACGTGGGCATGGGCCGCACAATAG
- a CDS encoding nucleoside hydrolase, translating into MQTDPIPKVIIDSDYTTLGDDGQLGAMACQLEAEGTIDLLGITVVSGNHWLRQGVADALKSVERLGMAARVGVYAGANLPLSRNLATIQKERQHYPGGDGYLGAWASAQPGSDRDLIAPPDGFAVHANVQSRSAVDFIVDSVRQYPGQVTILAVGPLTNLALAARQHPQIASLIRQIIYMGGAIDVPGNTTATAEFNWWFDPQAAQEVLRLPTRHVVIPLDATDTVKMDKRVYDRVAHDPNKQTIVTRLFRQLNGYVSDGNDGFEINPDYTTSIWDTLTLAYLVDPTFATETVQRWIDVDSSFGADDGRSVGYREPRPGLQPATVVKRFDNSRFYDFYVDLLTRPVPVKEA; encoded by the coding sequence ATGCAAACAGATCCGATCCCGAAAGTCATTATCGATAGCGACTACACCACGTTGGGCGACGACGGACAACTGGGTGCGATGGCGTGTCAGCTGGAAGCCGAGGGCACGATCGATCTGCTGGGTATCACCGTCGTGTCAGGCAACCATTGGCTCAGGCAAGGCGTGGCTGACGCGTTAAAGTCAGTCGAACGCCTCGGCATGGCGGCTCGCGTCGGCGTGTACGCCGGCGCGAACTTGCCCCTGTCTCGCAACCTCGCGACGATCCAGAAAGAGCGGCAACACTATCCCGGCGGCGACGGATACCTTGGCGCGTGGGCATCGGCTCAGCCTGGGTCGGATCGCGACCTTATCGCACCGCCCGATGGATTCGCGGTTCACGCCAACGTGCAAAGCAGAAGCGCGGTTGATTTCATCGTCGACTCTGTTCGCCAATATCCTGGGCAGGTAACGATCCTCGCGGTCGGGCCGCTGACCAACCTCGCGCTTGCGGCTCGTCAACACCCGCAAATCGCGTCGCTGATCAGGCAGATTATTTATATGGGCGGCGCGATCGACGTACCCGGAAATACGACAGCAACCGCCGAATTCAACTGGTGGTTCGATCCGCAAGCGGCGCAAGAGGTACTGCGGTTGCCGACCCGCCACGTCGTGATTCCTCTCGACGCGACAGATACCGTCAAGATGGACAAGCGCGTCTATGATCGCGTCGCACATGATCCGAACAAACAAACGATCGTCACGCGCCTGTTCAGGCAATTGAACGGCTATGTATCCGATGGGAACGATGGCTTCGAAATCAATCCGGACTACACGACAAGTATCTGGGATACGTTGACACTCGCGTATCTTGTGGACCCGACGTTCGCGACGGAAACGGTTCAACGCTGGATCGACGTGGACTCGAGCTTCGGCGCCGACGACGGGCGTTCTGTCGGTTACCGCGAGCCCCGCCCCGGGCTGCAACCGGCAACCGTAGTCAAGCGCTTCGACAACTCACGCTTCTATGATTTTTACGTGGACCTGCTGACACGGCCGGTTCCTGTCAAGGAAGCTTGA